Part of the Desulfonatronovibrio magnus genome is shown below.
CCTTGAAACAGAAGCAACTTTGGGAGATCGAAGGCTCTACATTGGAGCCAGTGATATCGCCCAGTGCCCACGTAAAGTAGTTAAAGGCAAAACTAACCCGCAACCACATACCTTGCAGTCTCTGATAAGATTCAAGAGAGGACATATTGCGGAGGACATAATTTCAGAAGCTCTGCATGCCTTTCAGCATGAGAGGCAGATGGCGCTTGAATATGTGGCATCTTATTGTCCTCTATGCCACTGGTATGGGCAAAACACTCGGCACTGTCCCAAGTGCAGTACCCAGCTGAGTTCTCTGCCCCTCACAGCTCACCTGGATTTTGTATTCCCGGATAACACGATTCTGGAAGTTAAAACCACCAGCCTGCCAGCCATCCAGAAGTCATGGGAAATGCAACTCCAGACCCAGATGTATCTGTACAAAGAAATACAAGGAACATCCCCGAGGGGCTATATCCTGACCATGGACATCGCTGAAGGAACCCTGAACCTCACTGAACCCTACACGTTGAACGAAGCAGCTGCGGATGAGATAATTGGCAGGGCTATAAACCTCTGGGAATCTCTGAGATCTGAAGCATCTCAGCCCGAAACAGAACCCTCTGCCTTGTGTTGCGTATGTGAGTATTTAAGTGACTGCCCTGCTTTTGAAGGAAACACCTTGCCTGAAGAGGTAACCCCGCTGATAGCTGAGTATCATAGTGCAGGTATGGTGGAAAAAGAAGCAGCTAAGGATAAATCCCGGTTAAGAACAGCTATTCTGGGAGCGCTCTCCCCCGGTAAGTACCAGGCTGGGGATTTCCGTATCTCCCTAAGCCAGAGGTCAAGAACCTCAACAGATAACAAGGCCATAGCTTTTCTTCTCAAGGAATTAGGCCAGGACATCTCAAAGTATCAGTCCAAGTCTACATACCCAGTGCTGGACATCAAGCACATCTCTGCAAAGTAATCCCCTACCATACAACGCAATAACCAATAAGGAGGCTCCCATGACAAAGGCGCAGAGGCATAAGTACGTCCAAAATTCAGAGGACCTAATCTCAATATTCAACTCAAGCATTGGGAAGAAGTTCAAGCTTGACTGTGGGCATCATCTCTCAATCAGGCCCGGCTGCTTCCTGACTAACGACTTTGTAATCTATCAGGGCACAAAAAAGGTGGTTTGTACCTTGTGCGCTTACTCTTAAAACATTCAAAGGAGAATCAAAATGCCTACAGTGAAAGAATTATTTCATCCTTCGTTCCCGGATATTCAATGGTCCGTAAGGGATAAACATGACTTTCAAAACTATGTCCCCAACAAAACAGACTACCAGTTCAGACCCGAAACAACTGCAGATTTCCTTGGCTGGCTGCAATTCGGTGGCCTGAGCTCCTTGATCTCAGGCCCCACAGGCAGCGGTAAATCAAGCTTAGTGAACGAAGTAGCAGCCCGCAGCAACATTCCTGTATTCCCCATTGTCGGCCACAACCGCTTGGAATGGCTGGACCTTGCTGGTCAGTATGTACCCAATGATAAAGGCGGCTTCACTTACGAGTATGGTCCACTACCCATGGCTATGAAAGCAGGAGGTATCTTCTTATTCGATGAGATTGACCTGGTGGACCCTTCTACTTTGGTGGCCCTGAACTCTGTATTGGATGGCCGCCCCCTGGTCCTGTCTGCCAATAATGCTGAAGTGATAAAACCACACAAGGACTTCAGGCTTGTAGCGACTGCAAACACTACCGGACACGGCGATGGCGAGGCCAATGGCTATTCCGGTACTCTGAAGATGTCCCGGGCCTTCATGAATAGACTGCAGTGGACCTTCAAAGTGGATTACCCTGAACCGGAAGTTGAGACCCAGATAGTAGAGGGTATTACCGGCAACAAAGAGATAGCGAAGCAGATGGTGAGTTTTGCTGCTGAAGTGCGTCAAGCGCATAAGTCTGAAGAGGCCCACATTCCAGACACAATGTCTACAAGAGAGATCAGGGAATGGGCTAAGGCTGCACTGTTTTTCCAGAAAGTCCCCAGAATAAACAACCCTCTTTCCGAGGCTCTAAAATA
Proteins encoded:
- a CDS encoding Dna2/Cas4 domain-containing protein produces the protein MLNLQTFHTGLQTAQILETEATLGDRRLYIGASDIAQCPRKVVKGKTNPQPHTLQSLIRFKRGHIAEDIISEALHAFQHERQMALEYVASYCPLCHWYGQNTRHCPKCSTQLSSLPLTAHLDFVFPDNTILEVKTTSLPAIQKSWEMQLQTQMYLYKEIQGTSPRGYILTMDIAEGTLNLTEPYTLNEAAADEIIGRAINLWESLRSEASQPETEPSALCCVCEYLSDCPAFEGNTLPEEVTPLIAEYHSAGMVEKEAAKDKSRLRTAILGALSPGKYQAGDFRISLSQRSRTSTDNKAIAFLLKELGQDISKYQSKSTYPVLDIKHISAK
- a CDS encoding AAA family ATPase gives rise to the protein MPTVKELFHPSFPDIQWSVRDKHDFQNYVPNKTDYQFRPETTADFLGWLQFGGLSSLISGPTGSGKSSLVNEVAARSNIPVFPIVGHNRLEWLDLAGQYVPNDKGGFTYEYGPLPMAMKAGGIFLFDEIDLVDPSTLVALNSVLDGRPLVLSANNAEVIKPHKDFRLVATANTTGHGDGEANGYSGTLKMSRAFMNRLQWTFKVDYPEPEVETQIVEGITGNKEIAKQMVSFAAEVRQAHKSEEAHIPDTMSTREIREWAKAALFFQKVPRINNPLSEALKYVLLNKCSEDGRPVISEIYQRIFNQEL